In Neosynechococcus sphagnicola sy1, the genomic stretch TACAAACTGCTCAAGCAATATCGACAGAGTGGGGACATTGCCCCTAAAGTTCGCACGCTCCAAACCCCCACTAAACTTAATGAACCTCAACTCCAAGTTTTAAAACAGCTTGTAGAAGCCAATAATGATGCCACCCTAGAGGAGCTTCGCGATCAACTGGAGCAAGCAACTGGGGTCAGGATAGGACGCTCAACCACCGCTCGGATGCTCCAGAGGCTTCAAA encodes the following:
- a CDS encoding helix-turn-helix domain-containing protein, giving the protein MKAYSVDLRQKIIDTYNSESISQRKLAKRFRVALSFIYKLLKQYRQSGDIAPKVRTLQTPTKLNEPQLQVLKQLVEANNDATLEELRDQLEQATGVRIGRSTTARMLQRLQ